In Cervus elaphus chromosome 5, mCerEla1.1, whole genome shotgun sequence, the following proteins share a genomic window:
- the TLCD2 gene encoding TLC domain-containing protein 2, translating into MAPSGLLVTGASFAAFRGLHWGLQLLPTPRSAAQDRWKWRNTCVSLVHSLLTGAGALLGLSLYPQMSADPIHGHPPWALVLVAVSVGYFLADGTDLFWNQTLGQAWELLCHHVVVVSCLSTAVLSGHYVGFSVVSLLLELNSTCLHLRQLLLLSRQAPSLVFSVTSWATLATLALFRLVPLGWMSLWLFQQSHQIPLALVILGGTGLATVGVMSINLGVHILVSDVLRSRPCPRILGNKETRGTRTDCDGESITRDDSTLSLKD; encoded by the exons ATGGCGCCCTCTGGGCTCCTCGTCACCGGCGCCTCCTTCGCTGCCTTCCGGGGGCTGCACTGGGGGCTGCAGCTACTGCCCACGCCGCGATCTGCCGCCCAGGACCGTTGGAAGTGGCGGAACACTTGTGTCTCCCTGGTCCACAGCCTGCTTACGGGGGCCGGGGCGCTGCTCGG GCTGTCGCTGTACCCTCAGATGTCCGCCGACCCGATTCATGGCCACCCTCCCTGGGCTCTGGTGCTGGTGGCTGTCTCTGTGG GTTATTTCCTGGCAGACGGGACTGACTTGTTCTGGAACCAGACCTTGGGCCAGGCCTGGGAACTTCTTTGTCACCATGTGGTG GTAGTGAGCTGCCTCAGCACCGCCGTTCTGTCCGGCCACTACGTGGGCTTCTCTGTGGTGTCTCTGCTCCTGGAGCTCAACTCCACCTGCCTACACCTAcgacagctgctgctgctctctCGCCAGGCCCCATCCCTGGTCTTCAGCGTGACCAGCTGGGCCACCCTGGCCACCCTGGCCCTCTTCCGCCTGGTGCCACTGGGATGGATGAGCCTGTGGCTGTTCCAGCAAAGCCACCAGATCCCTCTTGCTCTGGTCATCCTTGGTGGAACTGGACTGGCCACTGTGGGTGTCATGAGCATCAATTTGGGCGTCCACATTTTGGTCAGTGATGTTTTGCGATCTCGGCCCTGCCCACGCATCCTTGGAAACAAGGAAACCAGGGGCACCAGGACGGATTGTGATGGTGAGTCCATCACCAGGGATGATTCCACTCTCAGCCTGAAAGACTGA